TTGCTGAAAAAAGAATCTAACATTGACGTTGTGCTGACGCGCAGCGATGATACATTTTTGGCTTTGAGTGAACGAGTAAAGATCGCAGAAAAATTGAAGGCGGATATCTTTATTTCCATTCATGCGAACAGCGGGTCTGCAGCGGCAAACGGTGTGGAGACGTATTACACCCGTTCGAATAGCAAGGCATTGGCTTCGGTGATGCACAAGTACCTTCTGCAATCATCTGGTCTGAAGGACCGCGGAGTAAAAACGGCAAGTCTCCACGTAACCCGTGAAACAACGATGCCGGCTGTTTTGCTGGAAGCTGGTTTCCTGAGCAACAAGAGTGATGAAGCGGCATTGTTCACTGAAAGTTTCCAGAACAGTGTAGCCAAAGGGATTGTTGCAGGGATCAAGGAGTATCTGGGAATTAAATAAGGGTTCAACCCTTATGATCAGGAGGCGGAGTTAGAATGAACAAAAAATTATGGATTGCAGCGCTGCTGGTAACGGTTATGACAGTTGCTGCTGGATGTGGAAGCAAGCCAACAGCTGCTCCAGCTCCAAATCAGACTCAAGGTGCGGGAACAGAGAATAATGCGTCTGAGAATCAGAATGAGACGGATATTACTGAACCTGTAACCGTGGATCCGGAGGATACAACGACAACGACACCGGGTACAACAGAAGGCACTACGGAGGGTACAACGACTCCATCGGGTGGAACTACTTCAGAGAAGCCTGGAACATCCGAAGGTAATGAGAAGAAAACCATTGATGTGTACTACACAGATCTGGAAGAGTTGGAATTGCACAAAGCAACGGCAGATATTACTTACGCTTCGGATGATGCCAAGTACAAGGCTGCATTTGCAGCGCTGCAACAAAGCAAGGACGATAAACTTGTTCCGCTTTGGGCGAAAGAAATTGAATTGAAATCTGTTCAGTTCAAAGACGGTGCGCTTACCTTGGATATCCATATGCCGGATACAGCACGTCTTGGTGCAGGTGGTGAAGTATTTGCCATTGATGCTTTGAAGCAAACGTTCTTCCAGTTTGATGAAGTCAAATCGCTTGATTTGCTGGTAGACGGCCAGAAATCCGAGAGTTTGATGGGACATGTGGATCTTGAGCATCCAATGACACGATCCGAATAGGTTGTACAGCATGTTGTTTTACCGTGAATCTGCGGAATATCGGCCGTTTTACATGAGAGAGGGGAATCACAGGTGACTTTTAAATATAACAATCCATCACACTCTAAAAAAGTAGTTTCAGCCGTGCTTGCAGGCATGATGGCCCTTAGCGCCGGCGGAGCTGCCATGGCAGCAGAATCAACAGATACGGGGCAAGGCCAGACTGCAACTGTAAGCAATACAGCTGCACCAACCGGTTTGTTCAGTGATATCAAGGTCGGATACTGGGCTGAGAAACATGTGTACAAGCTGGCCTATCAAGGTATTCTTCTCGGTAACAACGGCCTGTTCCGTCCGGGAGACGCGGTAACGCAGCAGGAAGCTGTGACGATGGCGATCCGTTTTATGAACAAGGAGAACCAGTTGAACGACAGCACGGCTACGGCATTACCGACAAATATGGAAGTGGGAAACTATTTCAAGCCATATGTCGCTTTGGCGCTTCAACTGGGACTCATTGATAAAACGGAAGAATCCACTGTGGATGTATCGAAAACATCATGGGGACAGAAACCAGCATCACGTGAATGGATTACGAAATTGCTGATCCGTTCGTTGAACAAAGATGCTGAAGCGAAGGCGCAAAACAACCAATCTACCGGATTTGCTGATAATGATAGTATTTCCGAAAGTGGCAAAGGGTACATCAATCTGGCTGTAAGCCTGGATCTGGCCAAAGGTGTAGATGGCAACAAATTTAATCCAACTGGCTCTGTAACGCGTGCCCAACTCGCTACATTCTTCAGCCGTGGCGAAACGTTAACGGATACGAAGTATGCGAACACATCCACGGGTTATGTAACTGGATTAAAAGATGGGCAGATCACGCTGGTTGTGGACGGAAAAGCTGTCAACTTCGCAGTGAACAGCAGTACACCTTACTTTACAAAAGACAGTGAATCCCGTGCATCGTCTGCGGATGTGAAGCTGTATACAAAAGTTCAGATTGTAGGTACTACCGGTACGGCTTCCTATGTCGAAGTGGTTGATGCTACACCACAGGTAGAAAGCGTTGAAGGTACGTTTGCCCGTTCATTGTCAGGGAATAAAATTGGCTTGTTTGTAGGCGAGAATTATGAAACGTACGGCTATGATGAGGCAACGGCATTTATCGATCAAAACGGAAATGCAATCAAACTGTCTGATATAACAGCAGACAG
Above is a window of Paenibacillus sp. E222 DNA encoding:
- a CDS encoding GerMN domain-containing protein → MNKKLWIAALLVTVMTVAAGCGSKPTAAPAPNQTQGAGTENNASENQNETDITEPVTVDPEDTTTTTPGTTEGTTEGTTTPSGGTTSEKPGTSEGNEKKTIDVYYTDLEELELHKATADITYASDDAKYKAAFAALQQSKDDKLVPLWAKEIELKSVQFKDGALTLDIHMPDTARLGAGGEVFAIDALKQTFFQFDEVKSLDLLVDGQKSESLMGHVDLEHPMTRSE